A stretch of the Haloarcula ordinaria genome encodes the following:
- a CDS encoding tyrosine-type recombinase/integrase, with product MTAKQNLPKKIVTRVEDLDEELKDGEKIVGNGDIELNSTNPVSVVEYFLGIHADEWAKATYQDYSYDCTRFLEYIEFTDLDDLSSLSSSNLEELKQWRKRDENIGLATLHGQLMNIRSFIRWCESNEIIEQGVADKLDMPDLDDSDIVSYERLETEAAEAILEYNKQFDYVTREFAEFAMIWGLLLRLGDVRSLDLDDYDREEGYITLSHDPEEDTPLKNGEGEYEHQGGERQLNVPDWLCEILNVYIDGTDDPRGPQRIDSVDDFGRKPLFTTQYGRVSRTTLRRDLYRVTQPCQYGESCPHNMDPGKCDSATKNNLLSKCLSNVSPHPVRRGAICHQLNEGVPKDTICDRADVTRKVLNRHYDLRTNEEARKDRREVLKQHLEGYGDSPQESNKYQSPLIQMLPTFRDVIRDKDDYLTSLGNTPSRARMVHGSTLYAIFVALLGVDFALMGLQV from the coding sequence ATGACTGCTAAACAAAACTTACCGAAAAAGATTGTAACACGAGTTGAAGACCTTGACGAGGAACTGAAAGACGGAGAGAAAATCGTTGGCAACGGGGATATCGAATTAAACAGTACAAATCCAGTGAGTGTTGTCGAATATTTTCTCGGTATCCATGCCGACGAGTGGGCGAAAGCGACCTACCAAGATTACTCGTATGACTGCACTCGGTTCTTGGAATATATCGAATTCACTGACCTCGATGACCTCTCCAGTCTGTCTTCGAGCAATCTAGAAGAACTAAAGCAATGGAGAAAGCGAGACGAGAATATCGGATTGGCAACCCTCCACGGACAGTTGATGAACATTCGATCCTTCATCAGGTGGTGTGAGAGTAACGAAATAATTGAGCAAGGGGTTGCGGACAAGCTTGATATGCCTGATCTTGACGATAGTGATATTGTCTCGTATGAGCGCCTCGAAACAGAAGCCGCTGAAGCGATACTGGAGTATAACAAACAGTTCGACTACGTGACGCGGGAATTCGCAGAATTTGCTATGATTTGGGGCCTGCTTCTCCGTCTTGGCGATGTGCGTTCCTTGGACTTAGACGATTATGACCGCGAAGAAGGGTACATCACGTTATCTCACGATCCAGAAGAAGATACGCCATTAAAGAATGGAGAAGGTGAATACGAACATCAAGGCGGGGAACGGCAACTTAATGTTCCAGATTGGCTCTGTGAGATTCTGAATGTGTACATTGATGGAACCGATGATCCGCGCGGACCACAACGCATAGACAGTGTGGATGATTTCGGCCGGAAACCGTTGTTTACAACCCAATATGGTCGGGTCTCAAGGACAACTCTCCGACGAGACCTCTACCGGGTTACTCAACCGTGTCAATACGGGGAAAGCTGTCCTCATAATATGGACCCGGGGAAGTGTGACTCTGCGACCAAGAACAACCTCTTGAGCAAGTGCTTATCAAACGTGTCACCTCATCCAGTTCGCCGAGGTGCAATTTGTCATCAACTGAATGAAGGTGTGCCGAAAGACACAATTTGTGACCGGGCAGATGTCACCCGAAAAGTACTGAATAGACACTATGACCTCAGAACGAATGAAGAAGCTCGAAAAGACCGCAGAGAGGTACTTAAACAACATCTGGAAGGATATGGCGACTCTCCACAGGAGTCCAATAAGTATCAGTCACCTCTGATTCAAATGCTCCCGACATTCCGTGATGTTATCCGAGACAAAGATGATTACCTGACTTCACTCGGGAACACACCATCACGTGCTCGCATGGTGCATGGGTCCACATTGTACGCGATTTTTGTAGCTCTGCTTGGAGTCGACTTTGCCCTCATGGGTCTCCAAGTATAG
- a CDS encoding DUF262 domain-containing protein codes for MKADTLDLKDIFRKDTRYVVPRFQRPYVWNQDEHWQLLWEDLRLVVDELMERQAEATDQFERDEAQLETSPHFLGAIVLDQQSTPTQKLETREIIDGQQRLITLQVLLSAAHSVATEFGDEESASMFEKLMYNDADLIRDDRHRLKVWPIEADQEAFTDVMSLSDPESKVTELDGGEILHECFEFFSDQIRDWAEDGPESPADHLDALVTTMWKLLRVVVIDLESNDDAQVIFETLNARGTPLLAADLIKNYLFREATLEENDPGELHDEYWRQFDEDEWRVEVSQGRLERPKIDVFIMHWLTMQMGQQVRAKKLFPAFRKFLDRTDLSTEEILQNFDYYASIYEELTEPDQQSRQGVFLQRLDVLDTTTPFPVLLYLFGQEAVPDEQRVKAVEAIESWLMRRMLCRLTSKNYNKIFIELLEELKVADDEHIGDAVVDFLQSRDGQSDYWPTDDDLSNAMVNQQYWSRINQRRLKMVFSAIERELRDTGYSETLEITQDLEIEHILPQDWELHWSLPGEQPAEVERIERDEIKNTIGNLTILTDKLNPSISNAAWEDKREAIQDHTVLLLNRYLVDTWPEEWNEETIAERGAWLAEQASDVWLEPDAPRWS; via the coding sequence ATGAAAGCGGACACACTGGATCTGAAGGACATCTTCCGGAAGGACACTCGGTATGTCGTCCCGAGGTTTCAGCGGCCGTACGTCTGGAATCAGGACGAGCATTGGCAGCTACTGTGGGAGGATCTCCGGCTTGTTGTCGACGAGCTGATGGAGCGCCAGGCTGAGGCCACCGACCAGTTTGAACGGGATGAAGCTCAACTGGAGACTTCGCCGCATTTCCTCGGCGCAATCGTCCTCGATCAGCAGTCGACGCCGACGCAGAAGTTGGAGACGCGTGAAATTATCGACGGGCAACAGCGCCTCATAACGCTCCAGGTACTTCTCTCGGCTGCACACTCAGTTGCCACGGAGTTCGGGGACGAGGAGTCGGCATCGATGTTTGAGAAGCTGATGTATAACGATGCGGACCTAATTCGGGATGATCGTCACCGACTGAAGGTGTGGCCCATCGAAGCTGACCAGGAAGCGTTCACGGACGTAATGTCTCTTTCTGATCCCGAGTCAAAAGTGACTGAGCTCGACGGCGGTGAGATTCTCCACGAGTGTTTTGAGTTCTTCAGCGATCAGATACGTGATTGGGCCGAGGACGGACCGGAGTCACCGGCAGACCATCTTGATGCCTTGGTGACGACGATGTGGAAGTTGCTTCGCGTTGTTGTTATCGACCTCGAATCGAACGACGACGCGCAGGTCATCTTCGAGACGCTGAACGCTCGCGGGACGCCGTTGCTCGCTGCAGATCTGATCAAGAACTACTTGTTCCGGGAGGCGACGCTCGAAGAGAACGATCCTGGTGAACTCCACGACGAGTACTGGAGGCAGTTCGATGAGGACGAGTGGCGCGTCGAAGTCTCGCAGGGTCGACTGGAACGCCCGAAGATAGACGTGTTCATTATGCATTGGCTCACGATGCAGATGGGCCAGCAGGTCCGCGCGAAGAAACTGTTCCCGGCGTTCCGGAAGTTCCTCGACCGCACAGACCTTTCGACCGAGGAGATCCTGCAGAACTTCGACTACTACGCGTCAATCTACGAGGAACTGACCGAACCGGACCAGCAGTCCCGGCAAGGCGTGTTCCTCCAGCGGCTGGACGTGCTCGATACGACGACGCCGTTCCCGGTGCTCTTGTACCTCTTCGGGCAGGAGGCCGTGCCGGACGAACAGCGGGTCAAGGCCGTCGAAGCTATCGAGAGTTGGCTGATGCGGCGGATGCTTTGCCGGCTGACCTCGAAGAACTACAACAAGATATTCATCGAACTGCTGGAAGAACTGAAGGTAGCCGACGATGAACATATCGGCGACGCTGTTGTGGACTTCCTCCAGAGTCGGGACGGACAGAGCGACTACTGGCCCACCGACGATGACCTCTCTAACGCGATGGTGAATCAGCAGTACTGGTCGAGAATCAATCAACGCCGGCTGAAGATGGTTTTCTCCGCGATCGAGCGTGAACTCCGCGATACGGGGTACAGTGAAACGCTGGAAATAACGCAAGACCTCGAAATCGAGCACATCCTGCCACAGGATTGGGAACTCCACTGGTCGCTGCCGGGGGAGCAGCCTGCGGAGGTCGAGCGGATCGAGCGTGACGAAATCAAGAACACCATCGGGAATCTGACTATCCTGACAGACAAACTCAACCCCTCTATTTCGAATGCAGCGTGGGAGGACAAGCGCGAGGCGATTCAAGATCACACTGTATTGCTGCTTAACCGGTATCTCGTCGACACGTGGCCCGAAGAGTGGAACGAAGAGACCATAGCCGAGCGCGGTGCGTGGCTCGCAGAACAAGCGAGCGATGTCTGGCTTGAACCTGACGCACCACGGTGGTCCTGA
- a CDS encoding histone deacetylase family protein, translating into MNFGYREVCLDHDTGPRHPESPDRLRAVRRALKEKHGVEYVDAPDVDLDLLRSVHDPDYVESFREFCADGGGDWDADTVAVEGTWNATLAAAGVAVWAAETALEDPVARDTPFALGRPPGHHALEDDAMGFCFVNNVAVAAQAALDGAADTVAIFDWDVHHGNGTQEIFYDHEDVFYASIHEDGLFPGTGAIAETGDTGADGTNLNVKYQPGADTADYLAALDEYIAPAIVDYDPDLLLISAGFDAHQHDPISRMRVSTEGYGAMTARVRETAAACDAGLGFVLEGGYGLDTLSDSVTMVHEVFDGYTPMEPDDDVSDEARDVLDEVEAQGFGSK; encoded by the coding sequence ATGAACTTCGGCTATCGCGAGGTCTGTCTGGACCACGACACCGGCCCGCGACATCCAGAGAGTCCCGACCGTCTCCGCGCCGTCAGGCGCGCGCTGAAGGAGAAACACGGGGTCGAGTACGTCGACGCCCCCGACGTCGACCTCGACCTGCTCCGCTCGGTCCACGACCCCGACTACGTCGAGTCGTTCCGCGAGTTCTGTGCCGACGGGGGCGGCGACTGGGACGCCGACACCGTCGCCGTCGAGGGGACGTGGAACGCGACGCTGGCCGCGGCCGGCGTCGCCGTCTGGGCCGCCGAGACCGCCCTCGAGGACCCCGTCGCCCGCGACACCCCGTTCGCGCTCGGCCGCCCGCCGGGTCACCACGCCCTCGAAGACGACGCCATGGGCTTTTGCTTCGTCAACAACGTGGCCGTCGCCGCACAGGCGGCTCTCGACGGGGCGGCCGACACCGTCGCCATCTTCGACTGGGACGTCCACCACGGCAACGGGACCCAGGAGATATTCTACGACCACGAGGACGTCTTCTACGCCTCGATCCACGAGGACGGCCTGTTCCCGGGCACCGGCGCGATAGCCGAGACGGGCGATACCGGCGCCGACGGGACGAACCTCAACGTCAAGTACCAGCCCGGCGCCGACACCGCCGACTACCTCGCGGCCCTCGACGAGTACATCGCCCCCGCAATCGTCGACTACGACCCCGACCTGCTGCTCATCAGCGCCGGCTTCGACGCCCACCAGCACGACCCCATCTCACGGATGCGCGTCTCGACGGAGGGCTACGGTGCGATGACAGCCCGGGTCCGTGAGACTGCGGCGGCCTGCGACGCCGGCCTCGGGTTCGTTCTGGAGGGCGGCTACGGACTCGACACGCTGTCCGACTCGGTCACGATGGTCCACGAAGTGTTCGACGGGTACACGCCGATGGAACCGGACGACGATGTCAGCGACGAGGCGCGCGACGTCCTGGACGAGGTCGAGGCTCAGGGTTTCGGTTCGAAGTAA
- the cca gene encoding CCA tRNA nucleotidyltransferase produces MSDEFDAVVERVRERVSPSADERERLQRVADEVMDRARDAVADLPVEASVLQVGSTARDTWTAGDRDIDVFVSFPTDLDRETLERYGLEVGHAVLPEGREEFAEHPYVVGEREGYGVDLVPCYDVASATDIRSAVDRTPFHTRYLEARLDSEVAGDVRVTKQFMKGIGVYGSDLRTRGFSGYLTELLVLEYDGFRPLLSAVADWQPPVELDPEGHGQASFDDPLVVIDPTDPERNVAAVCSAENVARFQHYARAMLADPDEDFFEAERPAPYGPDDVLSAIDRRGTTPVALWFDAPDVVEDQLWPQLRKSLGGLTDALDRQGFDVFRSAAFAIDGDDSRDGDADPTQSVAGEAVFLVELAVTERPAVERHEGPPVHVREHATGFCEAYADDPDVTGPYVDGDRYVVERPRTFTSAVAFLRSDGVFDVRLGPHVESSLETGYEVLVGAELTALTESFGVELAGYFEPKP; encoded by the coding sequence ATGAGCGACGAGTTCGACGCGGTCGTCGAGCGGGTGCGCGAGCGCGTCTCGCCCAGTGCCGACGAGCGCGAGCGGCTCCAGCGGGTCGCAGACGAGGTGATGGACCGCGCTCGCGACGCCGTCGCCGACCTCCCCGTCGAGGCGTCGGTGCTCCAGGTCGGGTCGACGGCCCGGGATACCTGGACGGCCGGCGACCGCGACATCGACGTCTTCGTCTCGTTCCCGACCGACCTCGACCGCGAGACGCTCGAGCGCTACGGGCTCGAGGTCGGGCACGCAGTGTTGCCCGAGGGCCGCGAGGAGTTCGCCGAACACCCGTACGTCGTCGGCGAGCGCGAGGGCTACGGCGTCGACCTGGTGCCGTGCTACGACGTCGCGTCGGCGACCGACATCCGCTCGGCCGTCGACCGGACGCCGTTCCACACCCGCTATCTCGAGGCTCGCCTCGACTCGGAGGTCGCCGGCGACGTCCGAGTGACAAAGCAGTTCATGAAGGGCATCGGCGTCTATGGGAGCGACCTCCGGACCAGGGGGTTCTCCGGGTACCTGACGGAACTGCTGGTCCTCGAATACGACGGGTTCCGGCCCCTGCTCTCGGCCGTGGCAGACTGGCAGCCCCCCGTCGAACTCGACCCGGAAGGCCACGGGCAGGCGTCGTTCGACGACCCGCTCGTGGTCATCGACCCGACAGACCCCGAGCGCAACGTCGCTGCCGTCTGTTCGGCCGAGAACGTCGCGCGGTTCCAGCACTACGCCCGTGCGATGCTCGCGGACCCGGACGAGGACTTCTTCGAGGCCGAACGGCCGGCCCCTTACGGCCCCGACGACGTCCTATCGGCTATCGACCGTCGGGGAACGACGCCGGTGGCGCTGTGGTTCGACGCACCCGACGTCGTCGAGGACCAGCTGTGGCCCCAGCTGCGGAAATCGCTCGGCGGCCTCACCGATGCGCTCGACCGGCAGGGCTTCGACGTGTTTCGGTCGGCCGCGTTCGCTATCGATGGCGACGACTCCAGGGACGGCGATGCCGACCCGACACAGTCCGTGGCCGGCGAGGCCGTCTTCCTCGTCGAACTCGCCGTGACCGAGCGGCCGGCCGTCGAGCGTCACGAGGGGCCACCGGTCCACGTCCGCGAGCACGCGACCGGGTTCTGCGAGGCGTACGCCGACGACCCGGACGTGACGGGCCCCTACGTCGACGGCGACCGCTACGTCGTCGAACGGCCGCGGACGTTCACGTCGGCTGTCGCGTTCCTCCGCAGTGACGGCGTCTTCGACGTGCGCCTCGGCCCGCACGTCGAGTCGTCGCTCGAGACGGGCTACGAGGTGCTCGTCGGTGCCGAACTCACGGCGCTGACAGAATCGTTCGGCGTCGAGCTGGCCGGTTACTTCGAACCGAAACCCTGA
- a CDS encoding BrxA family protein, whose translation MDPAPDGGKISLPPVSQRLSSAEVNMDLTMCGLLVERAEELAQLYREHGNWNEVRNVWFEERLSNRSTRGSSQKIYRVLTSRFKNAPSSLPNPRDLPLVFDKCSTIQDKAQVLYLYLIADDPLVRYTVHTYVEQLLENRPNALDFSNETLTSILSQFEYADGSAFDYADSTTERWCEGFRAVMRKIGVLENQQAVAGEPPSIGKVPLLISIGYSYEEDEDNWLESPTGLLYLLQPEDRWQELYDRTANTGAWEYLDLHGELQLQPTDSPYSWVDQEVDI comes from the coding sequence ATGGATCCTGCTCCGGATGGTGGAAAGATTTCTTTGCCGCCTGTCTCTCAGCGGTTATCTTCCGCAGAAGTGAACATGGATCTCACAATGTGTGGGCTCCTGGTTGAGCGAGCTGAAGAACTTGCTCAGCTGTATCGTGAGCACGGAAACTGGAATGAAGTTAGAAACGTGTGGTTCGAGGAACGGCTCTCAAACCGCAGTACAAGGGGGAGTTCGCAGAAAATATATCGCGTTCTCACATCCCGATTCAAAAACGCTCCGTCTAGCCTTCCAAACCCTCGTGACCTGCCTTTGGTGTTCGATAAATGTTCGACAATACAGGACAAAGCGCAAGTACTCTACTTGTATCTCATTGCCGATGACCCTCTTGTTCGCTATACCGTACACACGTACGTCGAGCAGCTCTTGGAAAATCGGCCCAATGCGCTGGATTTCTCGAACGAGACACTCACATCGATACTGAGCCAGTTCGAGTATGCAGATGGGTCAGCGTTCGACTACGCTGATTCGACAACAGAACGTTGGTGTGAGGGATTCAGAGCTGTCATGCGTAAAATCGGCGTTTTGGAGAATCAACAGGCAGTCGCTGGAGAACCGCCCTCGATAGGGAAGGTCCCGCTACTGATCTCAATAGGATATTCGTACGAAGAAGACGAGGACAACTGGCTCGAATCACCGACTGGTCTCCTCTATCTCCTCCAACCGGAGGACCGGTGGCAGGAACTCTACGACCGCACTGCCAACACTGGTGCATGGGAGTATCTTGACCTTCATGGAGAGTTGCAGTTGCAACCTACCGACAGTCCTTACTCGTGGGTTGACCAGGAGGTCGATATCTGA
- a CDS encoding single-stranded DNA binding protein — MGAIEEVYEEDVEADVSEEEFREAVEAKVEQMGGLADEETAAMLIAHELSEGEVNAVADIESGMEEVKFLAKVMAVGDLRTFERDGEDADGRVINVEVADETGHVRLAFWDEQAADIDDGALDVGEVLRIKGRPKEGYNGLEVSVDKAEPDDDATIDVEPGDGSTIESLTMGQSDVTLRGLVLGTDSIRTFDRDDGSEGRVANLTLGDETGRVRVTLWDDQADRAEELSAGAAVEVVDGYVRERDGALELHVGDQGAVDEIDEEVAFEPDADAIETVEIDETVDIAGVVLEADPKRTFDRDDGSEGQVRNIRLRDATGDIRVALWGEKADEDIAPGDEVLAADVEIQDGWQDDKEASAGWQSTVVVFDDSVDVSPAAAPKPATGDDEHAGLSSFADGAPDTGSTEDSTSGGTAGDTMGQDGETGAQADGEDVEFTGTVVQTGDPVVLDDGEQTMTVETSDHVQLGQEVTVRGVMRDERLHAEDVF, encoded by the coding sequence ATGGGCGCGATAGAAGAGGTCTACGAGGAGGACGTCGAGGCGGACGTCTCCGAGGAGGAGTTCCGCGAGGCCGTCGAGGCGAAGGTAGAGCAGATGGGGGGCCTCGCAGACGAGGAGACGGCCGCGATGCTCATCGCCCACGAGCTCAGCGAGGGCGAGGTCAACGCCGTCGCCGACATCGAGTCGGGGATGGAGGAAGTGAAGTTCCTGGCGAAGGTGATGGCGGTCGGCGACCTCCGCACCTTCGAGCGTGACGGTGAGGACGCGGACGGCCGGGTCATCAACGTCGAGGTGGCGGACGAGACCGGCCACGTCCGACTCGCGTTCTGGGACGAGCAGGCCGCCGACATCGACGACGGGGCGCTGGACGTGGGCGAGGTCCTGCGCATCAAGGGCCGGCCCAAGGAGGGGTACAACGGGCTGGAGGTTTCGGTCGACAAGGCCGAACCGGACGACGACGCCACCATCGACGTCGAGCCAGGCGACGGCTCGACCATCGAGTCGCTGACGATGGGACAATCCGACGTCACGCTCCGCGGGCTCGTGCTCGGGACCGACTCGATTCGGACCTTCGACCGCGACGACGGTAGCGAGGGCCGCGTCGCGAACCTCACGCTGGGCGACGAGACCGGGCGTGTGCGCGTGACGCTGTGGGACGACCAGGCCGACCGAGCCGAGGAGCTCTCGGCCGGCGCGGCCGTGGAAGTGGTCGACGGCTACGTCCGCGAGCGGGACGGCGCGCTGGAACTGCACGTCGGCGACCAGGGTGCCGTCGACGAGATAGACGAGGAGGTCGCCTTCGAACCGGACGCCGACGCCATCGAAACCGTCGAAATCGACGAGACGGTCGACATCGCCGGCGTCGTCCTCGAAGCGGACCCGAAACGGACCTTCGACCGCGACGACGGCAGCGAGGGGCAGGTCCGGAACATCCGCCTGCGGGACGCCACCGGCGACATCAGGGTGGCGCTCTGGGGCGAGAAGGCCGACGAGGACATCGCGCCCGGCGACGAGGTGCTGGCCGCCGACGTCGAGATTCAGGACGGCTGGCAGGACGACAAGGAGGCATCCGCCGGCTGGCAGTCGACCGTCGTCGTCTTCGACGACAGCGTGGACGTCTCGCCCGCCGCGGCGCCCAAGCCGGCGACCGGCGACGACGAACACGCCGGGCTCTCGTCGTTCGCCGACGGGGCCCCGGACACCGGAAGCACCGAGGACTCGACGAGTGGCGGCACGGCGGGCGACACGATGGGTCAAGACGGGGAGACCGGCGCCCAGGCAGACGGCGAGGACGTCGAGTTCACCGGCACGGTCGTCCAGACCGGCGACCCAGTGGTACTCGACGACGGCGAGCAGACGATGACCGTCGAGACGAGCGACCACGTCCAGCTCGGCCAGGAAGTGACGGTTCGGGGCGTCATGCGGGACGAGCGGCTCCACGCCGAGGACGTGTTCTGA
- a CDS encoding histone, whose product MSVELPFAPVDAVIRRNADGLRVSAGSAEELARRIQTHGASLAVAAAEDATADGRKTLMPSDFGVTHVSDKDQLELPVAPVDRIARLDIDDSYRVAMDARVALAEILEAYADDVAAAAATLARHADRRTVKAEDIEMYFQLAQYY is encoded by the coding sequence ATGAGCGTCGAGCTTCCGTTCGCCCCGGTGGACGCAGTCATCCGGCGCAACGCAGACGGGTTACGAGTGAGTGCCGGCTCCGCGGAAGAGCTGGCCCGTCGAATCCAGACCCACGGGGCGTCGCTGGCGGTGGCGGCGGCCGAGGATGCGACGGCCGACGGTCGGAAGACGCTGATGCCGTCGGACTTCGGCGTCACGCACGTCTCCGACAAGGACCAGCTCGAACTCCCGGTCGCACCGGTCGACCGCATCGCCCGCCTCGACATCGACGACAGCTACCGGGTGGCGATGGACGCCAGGGTCGCGCTCGCCGAGATTCTGGAGGCCTACGCCGACGACGTGGCCGCCGCGGCCGCGACGCTGGCCCGCCACGCCGACCGACGGACCGTCAAAGCAGAGGACATCGAGATGTACTTCCAACTCGCGCAGTACTACTGA